The following DNA comes from Trueperaceae bacterium.
CGACCATCCCGCCGGGACCGGCCGAAGCGCCGCGGAAGCGGGTGACCACCCCGCCGGCACCGGCGAGCCGCCGGACCACGACACCGCCGTGGGCCATGCCGCGAGGGAGGCCGCCCGCCTCACCGAGCAGGCAGCGCGTGAGGCCAGCGCTGCCGCCCGCGAGGCGGCTCGCGAGGCCGCCAGACAGGCACGCGAGCAGGCCAGGGAGGCGCATCACGTCGCCAGGGAGCTGCATCACGCCGCCAGGGAGGCGGCTCGTGAGGCGGCGCGGGAGGCGCGTGAGGCCGCGCGCGAGGCGTTGCGCGCGGCGCGGGACAGCGCCCGCGAGGGCGCGCGGGAAGCGTTGCGCGCGGCGCGGGACACCGCGCGTGAGGCCGCGCGTGAGGCCGGGCGCGCCGCACACACCGGGTCTGTGGTGCCGCCAGGAACCGACACGGAGCGCCCCGGCAAGTCGATAGCGCCGGCCGGCACGAAGTGGGTCACGGTCGAGATGCTCGGCGGTGACCTCGAGGTCCACGCGGTCCCCGGGCTCACCAAGCCCAAGGTCGAGGGCGGTCCCGGCGAGCTGAGGATCGACGAGGTCGAGGACGGCTACCGCGTGCGGTTCGATCCCGAGGGGTCGGGCTTCCTCGGCGGGCTCATCGCCAGCCTGCGCTCCGGAGACATCACCGTGCACATGCCGCAGGACTACGGCCTCGTCGTC
Coding sequences within:
- a CDS encoding DUF4097 family beta strand repeat-containing protein, with product DHPAGTGRSAAEAGDHPAGTGEPPDHDTAVGHAAREAARLTEQAAREASAAAREAAREAARQAREQAREAHHVARELHHAAREAAREAAREAREAAREALRAARDSAREGAREALRAARDTAREAAREAGRAAHTGSVVPPGTDTERPGKSIAPAGTKWVTVEMLGGDLEVHAVPGLTKPKVEGGPGELRIDEVEDGYRVRFDPEGSGFLGGLIASLRSGDITVHMPQDYGLVVEATAGDVSLHRVRYLCGRIRAGDLDAGTLEGVDFSMTAGDFDATLDLRSGSHVITVGAGDVNVGIADGSDVAVNGRVSIGDASSDVPGLERRSSGLGGTISGVVGSGAARLDLRVTTGDLHVGPAGRR